One Nocardia sp. BMG111209 DNA segment encodes these proteins:
- a CDS encoding acyl carrier protein: MDTSKDAIVEWCQGYLADLLEVPAQSIDPAADFDRIGVDSALAVSLLIEVEERYGVDLSPEDLYQHPNLNAMAAYLHEHSRSVA; the protein is encoded by the coding sequence GTGGATACCAGCAAGGACGCAATCGTCGAATGGTGCCAGGGCTATCTGGCCGACCTGCTCGAGGTGCCGGCGCAGTCGATCGACCCGGCCGCGGACTTCGACCGCATCGGTGTCGATTCGGCGCTGGCCGTCTCGCTGCTGATCGAGGTCGAGGAGCGCTACGGCGTCGACCTGTCGCCGGAGGATCTGTACCAGCACCCGAATCTGAACGCGATGGCCGCCTATCTGCACGAGCACAGCAGGAGCGTCGCCTAG
- a CDS encoding AMP-binding protein — translation MTTTAEPGQLALVTDVLRHRAVEQPDRIAYTFLDDDGAETVSVTYLELYTRSLAVAEQLRTCCAPGDRALLVFPQCLDFIVAYFGCLYAHVLAVPVNPPRRNQVQEATRAIVTDCRAAAVLTVAHLSGVLRQGLEPLCPAARWLEVDTIAAEVPPDVLAAPIDPDAVAFLQYTSGSTAAPKGVRVTHRNIAANQEMIRRAFGHDQDSTVVGWAPFFHDQGLIGNVLQPIHVGAHAVLMSPAAFIRRPLLWLSTISRYRAHTSGGPNFAFDACVARAVGGKVPELDLSSWRVAFDGAEPIRADTLFRFAAVFARYGFDARALYPCYGQAEATLLVSGSGKGRGPRTFDADVAALAGRRWAPGSGDRARTLVGSGQVLPGEDVRIMDPDTGTPCPPDRAGEIWVSGDQVAQGYWERPEQTEQTFRARCADRPERTYLRTGDLGVLADGELYVIGRLKDLIIIRGRNHYPQDIENTVQGAHSALRAGRCAAFAVPADAADPAAPAKLVVVQEMRRDPQLQADPAEVAGAIRAAVLAEHELTIGDLVLARAEQLRKTSSGKIMRTAARQQYLDGGFAIWSPRPAATPEPTDDNGGTVATQNWPSQNPDFAELVPAVVLSMPAARHLGFEFTSVTPGEVEIVQPHRAELTQHDGFFQGGVLGSLADFAAGSAAGTLLPPGWANMTIDYTVKILAPAKGKKVIARGRVVKPGSLITIAAADLYSVDEDGETLCATALVTLRNVALPKS, via the coding sequence ATGACGACCACCGCCGAACCCGGACAGCTCGCCCTCGTGACGGATGTGCTGCGCCATCGCGCCGTCGAACAGCCGGACCGGATCGCCTACACGTTCCTCGACGACGACGGCGCCGAAACCGTCAGCGTCACCTACCTGGAGCTGTACACCCGGTCGCTGGCGGTGGCCGAACAGCTGCGAACCTGTTGTGCGCCGGGCGATCGCGCGCTGCTGGTGTTCCCGCAGTGCCTCGATTTCATCGTCGCGTACTTCGGCTGCCTCTACGCGCACGTGCTCGCCGTGCCGGTGAATCCGCCGCGCCGCAACCAGGTTCAGGAGGCGACCCGCGCGATCGTGACCGACTGCCGGGCGGCCGCCGTGCTCACCGTGGCGCACCTGTCCGGCGTGCTGCGTCAGGGCCTGGAACCGTTGTGCCCGGCCGCGCGCTGGCTGGAGGTGGACACGATCGCCGCCGAGGTGCCGCCGGATGTCCTTGCGGCGCCGATCGATCCGGATGCCGTCGCCTTCCTGCAGTACACCTCGGGCTCGACCGCGGCCCCCAAGGGCGTGCGGGTGACCCATCGCAACATCGCCGCCAACCAGGAGATGATCCGGCGGGCCTTCGGCCACGACCAGGATTCGACGGTGGTCGGCTGGGCGCCGTTCTTCCACGACCAGGGTCTGATCGGCAATGTGCTGCAACCGATCCACGTCGGCGCGCACGCGGTCCTCATGTCGCCGGCCGCGTTCATCCGCCGGCCGCTGCTGTGGCTGTCGACCATCTCCCGGTACCGCGCGCACACCAGCGGCGGGCCGAACTTCGCCTTCGACGCCTGCGTCGCGCGCGCGGTCGGCGGGAAGGTGCCGGAGCTGGACCTGAGCAGCTGGCGGGTCGCCTTCGACGGTGCGGAACCGATCCGCGCCGACACCCTCTTCCGGTTCGCCGCGGTCTTCGCCCGCTACGGATTCGACGCGCGGGCGCTGTACCCGTGCTACGGGCAGGCCGAGGCGACGCTGCTGGTCTCCGGCAGCGGAAAGGGCCGCGGCCCAAGGACTTTCGACGCGGACGTGGCGGCGCTCGCCGGACGCCGCTGGGCGCCGGGCAGCGGCGACCGGGCCCGCACCCTGGTCGGCTCGGGGCAGGTGCTGCCGGGCGAGGACGTCCGCATCATGGACCCGGATACCGGAACCCCCTGCCCGCCGGATCGGGCCGGCGAGATCTGGGTGTCGGGAGATCAAGTGGCGCAGGGCTATTGGGAGCGCCCGGAACAGACCGAGCAGACCTTCCGGGCCCGCTGCGCCGACCGGCCCGAGCGGACCTATCTGCGCACCGGCGACCTCGGCGTCCTCGCGGACGGCGAACTGTACGTGATCGGCCGGCTCAAGGATCTGATCATCATCCGCGGCCGCAACCACTACCCGCAGGACATCGAGAACACCGTGCAGGGCGCGCATTCCGCGCTGCGCGCCGGGCGGTGCGCGGCCTTCGCGGTGCCCGCCGACGCGGCCGATCCGGCCGCACCCGCGAAACTCGTGGTGGTGCAGGAGATGCGGCGCGATCCGCAGTTGCAAGCCGATCCCGCCGAGGTCGCGGGCGCGATCCGGGCGGCGGTCCTGGCCGAGCACGAGCTCACGATCGGCGATCTCGTCCTGGCCCGCGCCGAGCAGTTGCGGAAAACCAGCAGCGGCAAGATCATGCGAACCGCGGCGCGGCAGCAATATCTCGACGGGGGCTTCGCGATCTGGTCCCCCCGCCCGGCGGCCACGCCCGAACCGACCGACGACAACGGAGGAACCGTGGCAACGCAGAACTGGCCGTCCCAGAATCCCGATTTCGCGGAGCTGGTGCCCGCGGTGGTGCTCAGCATGCCCGCCGCCCGGCACCTGGGCTTCGAATTCACCAGTGTCACACCGGGTGAGGTGGAGATCGTCCAGCCGCACCGCGCCGAACTCACCCAGCACGACGGCTTCTTCCAGGGCGGGGTGCTCGGCTCGCTGGCCGATTTCGCGGCCGGTTCCGCCGCAGGCACCCTGCTGCCGCCCGGCTGGGCGAACATGACCATCGACTACACGGTGAAGATCCTGGCCCCGGCCAAGGGCAAGAAGGTGATCGCCCGCGGCCGGGTGGTCAAGCCCGGATCGCTGATCACGATCGCGGCGGCGGACCTGTACTCGGTCGACGAGGACGGCGAAACCCTGTGCGCGACAGCGCTGGTGACCCTGCGCAACGTCGCGCTGCCCAAGTCCTGA
- a CDS encoding cyclopropane-fatty-acyl-phospholipid synthase family protein → MSVPTTDRMGTAAAAVRHHYDVGNEFYRLWLDETLTYSCALRESPDDTLELAQQQKLRFHLDAIGAARAETVLDIGCGWGSILRELSRRHSVPRSVGLTLSPAQAEYVTAQEYSGVEVHTKNWLEFEPDTRFDGIISIGAFEHFARPTDSTDEKIAVYRDFLTRCRDWLTERGTLSLQTIAYANMSREQASSFMQQEIFPDADLPTPAEIVAAADGIFEIVTLRNDRLDYAWTCEQWARRLRSRRAEAVAVVGEEVVARYERYLKLSALGFRMGKIGLLRVVLRPYPSRFFGGEDPRG, encoded by the coding sequence ATGTCCGTGCCGACCACCGACCGGATGGGCACGGCCGCCGCGGCCGTCCGGCACCACTACGACGTCGGGAACGAATTCTATCGCCTCTGGCTGGACGAGACGCTGACGTACTCGTGCGCCCTGCGCGAAAGTCCCGACGACACATTGGAACTCGCGCAGCAGCAGAAGCTGCGCTTCCACCTCGACGCGATCGGGGCGGCCCGCGCGGAGACGGTGCTCGACATCGGCTGCGGCTGGGGCTCGATCCTGCGGGAACTGTCGCGCCGGCACAGCGTGCCGCGCTCGGTCGGCCTCACCCTGAGCCCGGCCCAGGCCGAATACGTTACCGCGCAGGAATATTCCGGCGTCGAGGTGCACACGAAGAACTGGCTGGAGTTCGAGCCGGACACCCGCTTCGACGGCATCATCTCCATCGGCGCCTTCGAACATTTCGCGCGCCCCACCGACAGCACGGACGAGAAGATCGCCGTGTACCGGGATTTCCTCACCCGGTGCCGGGACTGGCTGACCGAGCGCGGCACGCTCTCGCTGCAGACCATCGCCTACGCGAACATGTCCCGGGAACAGGCGAGTTCGTTCATGCAGCAGGAGATCTTCCCCGACGCGGATCTGCCGACCCCGGCCGAGATCGTCGCGGCGGCGGACGGGATCTTCGAGATCGTCACGCTGCGCAACGACCGGCTGGACTACGCCTGGACCTGTGAGCAGTGGGCGCGCCGGCTGCGCTCCCGCCGCGCGGAGGCCGTCGCCGTCGTCGGCGAGGAGGTCGTGGCCCGCTACGAGCGCTACCTCAAGCTGTCCGCCCTCGGCTTCCGGATGGGCAAGATCGGCCTGCTGCGAGTGGTGTTGCGGCCGTACCCGAGTCGATTCTTCGGCGGCGAGGACCCGCGCGGATGA
- a CDS encoding cytochrome P450: MTGPAAPGATAPVRFNPFGAAFRRDPYPQYAQLRATRPVHRTLGMWVVTRHADVRGVLHDRSFSAGLIPSQVAEQATRLAQGREFDVSRIVRLGRTSLVFTDNPEHARLRGLVNRAFTAPAVARLRPVVAEVATRLIEPAWAAGDFDLIEDFAGPLPIAVLCAWLDLPAELHDLVGPWTHDIRFLLEPGLMKAADMARVREVVEEFGDALRPVLAARRARPGDDLISGLLAARTAGGDSLSEEEVIFLCIMCFVAGTETTKSLIGNTVLALIRHPAQEALLRSRPDLLRAAVIETLRYDCPLQLTKRLATREVAVGGQSVAAGDQVLVCLGAANRDPEIFDRPDEFDLTRDGGAHLAFGHGIHGCLGGILAELQAEIALERLYRDSAELMPRSDEFEWQDHSFILRGLRTLPAAIRRAR, translated from the coding sequence ATGACCGGTCCGGCAGCCCCCGGCGCGACGGCGCCGGTCCGGTTCAATCCGTTCGGCGCGGCCTTCCGCCGGGATCCCTACCCCCAGTACGCGCAGTTGCGGGCCACCCGGCCCGTGCACCGCACGCTGGGCATGTGGGTGGTCACCCGGCACGCCGACGTCCGCGGCGTACTGCACGACCGGTCGTTCAGCGCGGGCCTGATCCCGAGCCAGGTCGCCGAGCAGGCCACCCGGCTCGCCCAGGGCCGCGAATTCGACGTCTCGCGGATCGTGCGGCTGGGCCGTACCTCGCTGGTGTTCACCGACAACCCCGAACACGCGCGGCTGCGCGGCCTGGTGAACCGGGCCTTCACCGCGCCCGCGGTCGCCCGGCTGCGGCCCGTGGTCGCGGAGGTCGCCACCCGGCTGATCGAACCGGCTTGGGCAGCAGGCGATTTCGACCTGATCGAGGATTTCGCCGGGCCGCTGCCGATCGCGGTGCTGTGCGCCTGGCTGGACCTGCCCGCGGAACTGCACGATCTGGTCGGGCCCTGGACCCACGACATCCGCTTCCTGCTCGAGCCGGGGCTGATGAAGGCCGCCGATATGGCCCGCGTCCGCGAGGTCGTCGAGGAGTTCGGCGACGCGCTGCGGCCGGTCCTCGCCGCGCGCCGGGCCCGGCCCGGCGACGATCTGATCAGCGGCCTGCTCGCGGCCCGCACCGCCGGCGGCGATTCGCTGAGCGAGGAGGAGGTGATCTTCCTCTGCATCATGTGTTTCGTGGCGGGCACCGAGACCACCAAATCGCTGATCGGCAACACCGTGCTCGCGCTGATCCGCCATCCCGCGCAGGAGGCCCTGCTGCGGTCACGGCCGGACCTGTTGCGCGCCGCGGTGATCGAAACCCTGCGCTACGACTGCCCGTTGCAGCTGACCAAGCGCCTGGCCACCCGCGAGGTGGCGGTCGGCGGGCAGTCCGTCGCGGCCGGTGACCAGGTGCTGGTGTGCCTCGGCGCGGCCAATCGCGATCCCGAGATCTTCGACCGCCCGGACGAATTCGACCTCACCCGCGACGGCGGAGCCCATCTCGCCTTCGGCCACGGCATCCACGGCTGCCTCGGCGGGATCCTCGCCGAACTACAGGCCGAGATCGCGCTCGAACGGCTCTACCGCGACTCCGCCGAGCTGATGCCACGCAGCGACGAATTCGAATGGCAGGACCACAGTTTCATCCTCCGGGGACTGCGGACCCTGCCCGCCGCGATACGGAGGGCACGATGA
- a CDS encoding TetR/AcrR family transcriptional regulator, which translates to MGRARGGGQVTVDDWLQAGYAVLAAEGFRALKIDNVCRRLGMTKGSFYHHFADVNAFHEALVTSWAGWRDAEHRQMESLSSEEPRTRLRKMIDALVGPPLWTLERAMREWARSDPRAEASVRAADRQTRQMIRQAFAEYGFDDETAARRAEWMFAMGIGALHLSATPRSGPEWDAERDKLIEFLLRP; encoded by the coding sequence ATGGGTCGTGCCCGCGGCGGAGGTCAGGTGACGGTCGACGACTGGCTGCAGGCCGGGTACGCCGTGCTGGCCGCTGAGGGCTTCCGGGCCCTCAAGATCGACAACGTCTGCCGGCGACTGGGTATGACGAAGGGTAGCTTCTACCATCACTTCGCGGACGTGAACGCGTTCCACGAGGCGCTGGTCACGTCGTGGGCGGGCTGGCGGGACGCGGAGCACCGGCAGATGGAATCGTTGTCGAGCGAGGAACCGCGCACCCGCCTGCGGAAGATGATCGACGCCTTGGTCGGCCCCCCGCTGTGGACCCTGGAACGCGCGATGCGCGAATGGGCGCGTTCGGATCCCCGCGCCGAGGCGAGCGTGCGGGCCGCCGATCGGCAGACGCGGCAGATGATCCGGCAGGCGTTCGCCGAGTACGGCTTCGACGACGAGACCGCCGCCCGCCGGGCCGAATGGATGTTCGCCATGGGTATCGGCGCGCTGCACCTGTCGGCCACCCCGCGATCCGGACCGGAGTGGGATGCCGAGCGCGACAAGCTGATCGAGTTCCTCCTGCGCCCCTGA
- a CDS encoding fatty acid desaturase, whose amino-acid sequence MIEDAAPRKKTISNPYIHRLQRRHFLLFDILPIIGTAAAFAFLTVRPFGFTELGLIFGMWLLTGLGITVGYHRLFTHRTFKTTPAVAAVLAVFGSMAGQGAVVSWVALHRRHHECSDQEGDPHSPNLSGTGWRGRIRGLAHSHFLWMHRHEYPNVVHYAPDLIRDRSLVRVARLYYWWVALGLLLPALIGGLVTLSWTGAVSGLLWGGFARMFLLEHIVWAINSFLHMFGTRAYDSRENSHNGAIFALVTLGESWHNNHHAFPESPSFGLDWYRFDPGYWLIGSLAAVGLAHDLKLPTPARRESKRISGTPDVSPSAA is encoded by the coding sequence ATGATCGAAGATGCCGCTCCCCGCAAGAAGACGATCAGCAATCCCTATATCCACCGCTTGCAGCGCCGGCATTTCCTGCTGTTCGACATCCTGCCGATCATCGGCACCGCGGCCGCTTTCGCGTTCCTGACGGTGCGCCCGTTCGGTTTCACCGAACTGGGCCTGATCTTCGGGATGTGGCTGCTCACCGGCCTGGGCATCACCGTCGGATATCACCGGCTGTTCACCCATCGCACATTCAAGACGACCCCCGCGGTCGCCGCGGTACTGGCCGTATTCGGTTCGATGGCCGGACAGGGCGCGGTGGTGTCCTGGGTGGCCCTGCACCGCCGCCATCACGAATGCAGCGATCAGGAGGGAGATCCGCACTCCCCCAATCTGTCCGGGACCGGATGGCGCGGCCGTATCCGCGGGCTGGCGCATTCCCATTTCCTGTGGATGCACCGCCACGAATATCCCAATGTCGTGCACTACGCGCCGGATCTGATCCGCGACCGCAGTCTCGTGCGGGTCGCGCGGCTCTACTACTGGTGGGTGGCGCTGGGCCTGCTGCTGCCGGCCCTGATCGGCGGCCTGGTGACGCTGAGCTGGACCGGTGCGGTCAGCGGCCTGCTGTGGGGCGGTTTCGCCCGGATGTTCCTGCTGGAGCACATCGTCTGGGCGATCAACTCGTTCCTGCACATGTTCGGCACCCGTGCCTACGACTCCCGCGAGAACAGCCACAACGGCGCCATTTTCGCGCTGGTGACCCTCGGTGAGTCGTGGCACAACAATCATCACGCCTTCCCCGAATCCCCGTCGTTCGGATTGGACTGGTACCGGTTCGATCCCGGCTACTGGCTGATCGGATCCCTTGCGGCCGTGGGCCTTGCCCACGACCTGAAACTGCCCACCCCGGCCCGCCGGGAATCGAAGCGAATCTCCGGGACGCCCGACGTCTCGCCCAGCGCAGCGTAA